Proteins encoded by one window of Halobacteriovorax sp. GB3:
- a CDS encoding biotin/lipoyl-containing protein: MRKSIIVNGNKEEVLIKDRSAHHVNFVFNGKEYNVNLKSQHTNEMVLEKEAQNQRIFFDGQRALVAGAEISLSNVNMSRRKGNQDQDSEMNAPMPGSIFKVNVKVGDEVKKGDTLLIMEAMKMEHAIKASHDGTVLKLFFNEGQLVEAGAQLVELSSLPEKEA; encoded by the coding sequence ATGAGAAAATCAATTATAGTTAATGGAAATAAAGAAGAAGTCCTTATTAAAGATAGAAGTGCTCATCATGTAAACTTTGTTTTTAATGGGAAAGAATATAACGTTAATTTGAAATCCCAGCATACAAATGAAATGGTTTTAGAGAAAGAAGCTCAAAATCAGAGAATCTTCTTTGATGGGCAACGAGCACTTGTTGCTGGAGCAGAGATTTCTCTATCCAATGTTAATATGTCGAGGCGAAAAGGTAATCAAGATCAGGATAGTGAAATGAATGCCCCAATGCCTGGCAGTATTTTTAAAGTAAATGTTAAAGTTGGAGATGAAGTTAAAAAGGGTGATACACTACTTATAATGGAGGCCATGAAAATGGAACATGCTATTAAGGCATCTCATGATGGTACTGTATTAAAGCTCTTTTTTAATGAAGGTCAGCTGGTCGAAGCTGGTGCTCAACTAGTTGAGTTAAGCTCTCTTCCAGAAAAGGAGGCCTAA
- a CDS encoding acetyl-CoA carboxylase biotin carboxylase subunit, whose product MREIKKILIANRGEIALRVIKTAKEMGIKTVTIYTEKEKSYPHSYMGDESYCLGEGALSETYLNQAKIIDIAKKSGADAIHPGYGFLSENGTFADRVISEGIIFIGPRSESMLIMGDKKTSKQKMEELGIPLIPGYHGDNQEENFLREQAVKIGFPVLVKASAGGGGKGMRVVWKEEEFLEGLQSAMREAKNAFGDDTVLIEKYITNPRHIEVQVMSDSHGNHLHFFERECSIQRRHQKIVEETPSVALSDELRKEITESAVAISSGIDYLGAGTIEYILDDDGRFYFLEMNTRLQVEHPVTEMVTGVDLVRMQIIAASGQRIEMKQSEIQQKGHAIEVRLYSEDPDNNFLPATGKISCVGYPLLNGVRLDSGYVDGNEVTVNFDPMLAKLIAWGESRESATEKILNSLDDIPFLGVKTNRDYLKRILSTEEFAKGITYTHFVETFKDKLLKKDETEHQIAMAIAAFLINERKQKPAQSGQSVWQSSFGFRNV is encoded by the coding sequence GTGAGAGAAATAAAGAAAATTTTAATTGCGAACCGTGGTGAAATTGCTCTTCGAGTTATTAAGACAGCTAAAGAAATGGGCATTAAAACAGTCACGATCTACACTGAAAAAGAAAAGTCTTATCCTCATAGCTATATGGGTGATGAGTCTTATTGTTTAGGTGAAGGGGCCTTGAGTGAGACGTATCTCAATCAGGCGAAGATCATCGATATTGCTAAAAAATCTGGTGCCGATGCCATTCACCCTGGTTATGGTTTTCTCTCTGAGAATGGAACGTTTGCTGATCGTGTGATTAGTGAGGGAATTATTTTTATTGGACCTCGATCTGAGTCAATGCTGATTATGGGAGATAAGAAAACTTCTAAGCAAAAAATGGAAGAACTTGGAATTCCACTTATTCCTGGTTACCACGGTGATAATCAAGAGGAGAACTTCCTTCGTGAACAAGCAGTAAAAATAGGATTTCCCGTTCTTGTCAAGGCCTCTGCCGGAGGTGGTGGAAAGGGAATGAGGGTCGTTTGGAAGGAAGAAGAATTTCTCGAGGGCCTTCAATCAGCTATGCGAGAAGCCAAAAATGCTTTTGGTGATGATACCGTACTTATAGAAAAATACATTACTAATCCACGCCATATAGAAGTTCAGGTCATGAGTGACTCTCATGGTAATCATCTTCATTTCTTTGAAAGAGAGTGCTCGATTCAAAGAAGGCACCAAAAAATTGTTGAAGAAACTCCATCTGTTGCACTAAGTGATGAACTTAGAAAAGAAATCACTGAGAGTGCCGTGGCCATATCAAGTGGTATTGATTACCTCGGAGCTGGAACGATTGAATATATCCTCGATGATGATGGTCGATTCTACTTTCTTGAGATGAATACAAGACTTCAGGTTGAGCATCCTGTCACTGAAATGGTGACTGGAGTTGATCTTGTTCGCATGCAGATTATCGCTGCAAGTGGACAGCGTATCGAGATGAAACAAAGTGAGATTCAACAAAAGGGGCATGCTATCGAAGTACGTCTCTATTCTGAAGATCCAGACAATAATTTTCTTCCTGCAACGGGAAAAATCAGCTGCGTCGGTTACCCACTTTTAAACGGAGTACGTTTGGACTCTGGTTATGTAGATGGAAATGAAGTCACAGTTAATTTTGATCCTATGCTTGCTAAACTCATTGCATGGGGAGAAAGCAGAGAAAGTGCGACAGAGAAGATTCTTAATTCTCTGGATGATATTCCTTTTCTTGGAGTAAAAACAAATAGAGATTACTTAAAAAGAATTTTATCTACAGAAGAATTTGCTAAAGGGATTACTTACACCCACTTTGTTGAAACCTTTAAAGATAAATTATTGAAAAAAGATGAGACCGAGCATCAGATTGCAATGGCCATTGCGGCCTTTCTTATCAATGAAAGAAAGCAAAAACCTGCCCAGTCGGGACAAAGTGTTTGGCAATCAAGTTTTGGATTTAGAAACGTATAG
- a CDS encoding enoyl-CoA hydratase-related protein, whose translation MSDLYLLDIDSRGVATVTLNRPELHNAFNDELIVGLTNEFLELEKNEKVRLIVLTGAGRSFCAGADLNWMKKMKDYSDSENYEDSRKLSRLFEVINSVTKPVIGKVNGHALGGGTGLVAVCDYVIAKEGAKIGFTEVLLGLVPAVISPYVMAKIGHSKARAYFLTGEKFGPEKAMEMELVHQVSLERYFEKDVEQVVSKFLMAAPGAQQVCKQLIQNVDAKVLDNQFESVIDYTCKTIAKQRTSEEGQEGMDALLTKRKPNWLEGV comes from the coding sequence ATGAGTGATTTATATTTATTAGATATCGATTCGAGAGGAGTGGCCACGGTTACTCTTAATCGACCAGAACTACACAATGCCTTCAACGATGAACTTATTGTTGGGTTAACAAACGAGTTTCTTGAACTCGAAAAAAATGAAAAGGTACGTCTTATTGTCCTAACTGGTGCTGGTCGCTCATTTTGTGCTGGTGCAGATCTTAATTGGATGAAAAAGATGAAAGACTATTCTGATAGTGAAAACTATGAAGATTCACGTAAGCTTTCTCGACTCTTTGAAGTCATCAATAGTGTTACAAAACCAGTCATTGGAAAAGTTAATGGTCATGCCCTCGGTGGAGGAACCGGTCTTGTAGCCGTATGTGACTATGTCATCGCTAAAGAAGGTGCAAAGATTGGCTTTACCGAAGTTCTTTTAGGATTAGTTCCCGCTGTTATTTCTCCTTATGTTATGGCCAAAATTGGCCACTCTAAGGCAAGAGCTTACTTTTTAACTGGTGAGAAGTTTGGTCCTGAAAAAGCGATGGAAATGGAGCTTGTTCATCAAGTGTCTCTTGAACGATATTTCGAAAAAGACGTTGAACAAGTCGTATCAAAATTTCTTATGGCCGCACCTGGGGCACAACAGGTTTGCAAACAGCTCATTCAAAATGTTGATGCTAAAGTACTAGATAATCAATTTGAATCAGTCATTGATTACACGTGTAAAACGATTGCTAAACAAAGAACGAGCGAAGAAGGTCAAGAGGGGATGGATGCCCTTCTTACAAAGCGTAAACCAAATTGGTTAGAGGGAGTTTAA
- a CDS encoding carboxyl transferase domain-containing protein, with protein MDVYHSQIDVNSEVFKENQEFHLSLRSELKERLSKVKECGGQKYVDRHHSRGKFLARERIERILDEGSPFIELSALAANGMYGTDVPAAGVVCGVGRVHGIECMFVANDATVKGGTYFPMTVKKHLRAQEIARENRLPCIYLVDSGGAFLPMQDEVFPDRDHFGRIFYNQAQMSSMGIPQIAVVLGSCTAGGAYVPAMADESVIVKGNGTIFLGGPPLVKAATGEEVTAEELGGAKVHTSDSGVADHFAEDEGEALIITRNIVENLNYKSPGKILGQKDISEIKEPLYDREELYGIVNKDSKKPFDIREIIARLVDGSEFHEFKERYGTTLVCAFAKIHGQQVGIVANNGILFSESAVKGAHFIELCGQRKIPLVFLQNITGFMVGKKYESEGIAKHGAKMVTAVSTVDVPKFTVIIGGSFGAGNYGMCGRAYSPRFLWMWPNARISVMGGEQAAGVLTTVKQAASKGAMSDEEVKEFQKPILEKYEREGSAYYSTARLWDDGIIDPAHTREILGLAISASLNEEIKESKFGVFRM; from the coding sequence ATGGATGTTTACCATTCACAAATAGATGTTAATTCAGAAGTTTTCAAAGAGAACCAAGAGTTTCATCTTTCGTTGAGAAGCGAATTAAAAGAAAGATTATCTAAAGTTAAAGAATGTGGTGGTCAAAAGTATGTTGATCGTCATCATTCGCGTGGCAAATTCCTTGCTCGCGAAAGGATTGAGCGCATCTTAGATGAAGGCTCTCCATTTATTGAACTTAGTGCTCTGGCCGCCAATGGGATGTATGGAACTGACGTTCCTGCTGCTGGTGTTGTCTGTGGTGTGGGAAGAGTTCACGGAATTGAATGTATGTTCGTAGCTAACGATGCCACTGTTAAAGGTGGAACATACTTTCCAATGACTGTTAAAAAACACTTACGCGCACAAGAAATTGCTCGCGAAAATCGTCTACCATGTATTTATCTTGTTGACTCTGGAGGAGCCTTTCTTCCGATGCAAGATGAAGTTTTTCCTGATCGCGATCACTTTGGAAGAATCTTTTATAATCAAGCACAAATGTCTTCGATGGGAATTCCACAAATTGCTGTGGTACTAGGTTCCTGTACTGCTGGAGGAGCGTATGTTCCGGCCATGGCCGATGAATCGGTCATTGTAAAAGGAAATGGAACCATTTTCTTAGGGGGACCTCCTCTTGTTAAGGCCGCAACAGGTGAAGAAGTTACAGCAGAAGAGCTCGGAGGCGCTAAAGTTCATACAAGTGATAGTGGTGTTGCTGACCACTTTGCTGAAGACGAAGGTGAAGCACTGATCATCACGAGAAATATTGTTGAGAATCTCAATTATAAAAGCCCGGGGAAAATTCTTGGGCAAAAAGATATTAGTGAAATTAAAGAGCCTCTCTACGATAGAGAAGAGCTTTATGGAATTGTAAATAAAGATTCTAAAAAGCCTTTTGATATTCGTGAGATTATTGCTCGTTTGGTCGATGGTTCTGAGTTTCATGAATTCAAAGAACGCTACGGGACAACTCTTGTTTGTGCCTTTGCCAAAATTCACGGACAACAAGTCGGAATCGTCGCCAATAATGGTATTCTCTTTTCTGAATCGGCCGTCAAAGGTGCTCACTTTATTGAGCTATGTGGCCAAAGGAAAATCCCACTTGTTTTCTTGCAAAATATTACTGGTTTCATGGTTGGTAAAAAATATGAATCAGAAGGGATTGCTAAGCACGGGGCAAAGATGGTTACGGCCGTCTCAACTGTTGATGTTCCAAAGTTTACTGTGATCATTGGTGGTTCATTTGGTGCTGGAAACTATGGAATGTGTGGACGCGCTTATTCTCCTCGTTTTCTATGGATGTGGCCGAATGCTCGTATCTCCGTTATGGGCGGCGAGCAAGCAGCAGGAGTACTTACGACTGTTAAGCAAGCAGCTTCTAAAGGAGCTATGAGTGATGAGGAAGTAAAGGAATTTCAAAAACCAATTCTAGAAAAATATGAACGAGAAGGTTCTGCTTACTATTCTACAGCAAGACTTTGGGATGATGGGATCATTGATCCTGCTCATACGAGAGAAATTCTTGGACTCGCCATTTCAGCCTCTTTAAATGAAGAGATTAAAGAGTCGAAATTTGGCGTTTTTAGAATGTAA